A single Lolium perenne isolate Kyuss_39 chromosome 6, Kyuss_2.0, whole genome shotgun sequence DNA region contains:
- the LOC139832383 gene encoding uncharacterized protein, translating into MIGALLRKFWPGKYYPLGTVPAGEMKLATTWTDYESAPGVGFPTAAEAVMRKFWCFYRVAPEVEEAAANRTLRATCERLTPQVWYNQRITSAGHFWAERGERVHKPDIVGKNAKAEYEMTVEDYMSVIPDWAEPHAEAWEEMVRTRWLKMDEDFAAVARRNAENRGDGGTHCGGNLSYERYKGKTVFGTHNISFRDA; encoded by the exons atgattggagctttgcttaggaagttctggccgggcaagtactatcccctcggcactgtcccagctggcgagatgaagctagccactacttggacggactacgagagtgcccctggcgtaggcttcccgacggctgctgaggccgtgatgagaaagttttgg tgtttttatcgtgtggcgcccgaggttgaggaggcggccgcgaacaggactttgcgggcgacttgtgagaggttgacaccgcaggtgtggtacaaccaaaggatcacgtccgcgggtcacttctgggcagagagaggcgagagggtccataagccggacattgtcggtaagaatgctaaggccgagtacgagatgacggtggaggactacatgtcg gttatccccgattgggccgagccgcatgccgaggcatgggaggagatggttaggacgaggtggctcaagatggacgaggactttgcagccgtggcgaggcggaacgcggagaaccgaggcgacggtggcacacactgtgggggaaacctcagctacgagcgctacaaggggaagacggtat ttggtactcacaacatttcctttcgcgatgcgtag
- the LOC127310467 gene encoding uncharacterized protein gives MAPPDELIEEILLRLPPDEPSCLVRASLVCKPWRRIISHRRFRRRLHELHGRPPVLGFLRNNRKAVKDFVATTASAFSLAVPGDYLALDYRHGRALLLDMVPGWGELVLWDPITGDQERVPVPEAMWDNTFQGDNPTAAIVCAAAGCDHRGCHGRRPFHLVMVYQNGYQDEEYLEWITWACSYSSETGEWGDVRWIQISAVDFRLHTTSVLVGDSLLYFLSDRGTIIEYDLAGEDATTISPPRGTVQWPSFSPRTVD, from the coding sequence ATGGCGCCGCCGGACGAGCTCATCGAGgagatcctcctccgcctccctcccgACGAGCCGTCGTGCCTCGTCCGCGCCTCGCTCGTCTGCAAGCCCTGGCGACGCATCATCTCTCACCGCAggttccgccgccgcctccacgagCTCCACGGGAGACCCCCCGTACTGGGCTTCCTCCGAAACAACCGCAAGGCCGTAAAAGACTTCGTCGCCACCACAGCCTCAGCCTTCTCCCTCGCCGTCCCAGGTGACTACCTGGCCCTCGACTACCGCCATGGCCGCGCGCTTCTCCTCGACATGGTTCCGGGTTGGGGTGAGCTCGTGCTGTGGGATCCAATCACTGGCGACCAGGAGCGCGTGCCGGTGCCAGAGGCGATGTGGGACAACACGTTCCAGGGAGACAACCCAACCGCAGCCATTGTCTGTGCGGCGGCCGGGTGCGACCACCGCGGCTGTCACGGTAGGAGGCCCTTTCACTTGGTGATGGTCTACCAGAACGGCTACCAAGACGAGGAGTATCTGGAGTGGATCACATGGGCGTGCTCCTACTCGTCGGAGACCGGCGAGTGGGGCGACGTGAGGTGGATCCAAATTTCGGCTGTGGACTTCAGACTCCACACCACCAGCGTGCTCGTAGGGGACTCTCTGCTCTACTTCCTGTCCGATCGTGGAACAATCATCGAGTACGACTTGGCCGGGGAGGATGCTACCACCATCTCACCCCCGAGGGGTACGGTTCAGTGGCCCTCATTCTCACCAAGGACGGTGGATTAG